A window from Citrus sinensis cultivar Valencia sweet orange chromosome 5, DVS_A1.0, whole genome shotgun sequence encodes these proteins:
- the LOC102618222 gene encoding LOW QUALITY PROTEIN: galactan beta-1,4-galactosyltransferase GALS1 (The sequence of the model RefSeq protein was modified relative to this genomic sequence to represent the inferred CDS: deleted 1 base in 1 codon; substituted 3 bases at 3 genomic stop codons), with protein sequence MRNKDSSTQAKATAKLSRMAYHAWSFGTSTHFVFHDVGWWHGVTAEVRAVLDPWLEARRATLQDIRTQAEYDGXYYNQFLVVNDCLHRHRHAANWTFFFFWDVDEYIDXPVGNTLELVLDAFSDYTHFTIKQNPMSSVLCLNDRTTHLKIIPGNIGSLFNVXFYNYHTRQKNAIQATIAYATGVHVSENVISKTLHEIKIHYYHYHNTITVHEEVCGELVPPSPSANQYPYVLEHIMKKLANTIKQFEHKTIGSIGDVPLISRCMMPTISC encoded by the exons ATGAGGAACAAAGACAGCAGTACACAGGCGAAGGCAACTGCAAAGCTCTCTCGGATGGCTTATCACGCTTGGTCCTTTGGGACCAGCACACATTTTGTGTTCCATGATGTTGGCTGGTGGCATGGGGTGACCGCTGAGGTTAGGGCTGTGCTTGACCCCTGGCTCGAAGCTCGGAGGGCTACTCTTCAGGACATAAGGACGCAGGCCGAGTATGATGGCTAGTATTACAACCAGTTTTTGGTGGTGAATGATTGTTTGCACCGCCACCGCCATGCTGCTAattggactttttttttt ttttgggatgtTGATGAGTATATTGATTGACCTGTTGGTAATACTTTGGAATTGGTCCTTGATGCGTTCTCCGATTATACTCATTTCACTATTAAGCAGAATCCCATGTCCAGTGTGCTGTGCTTGAATGATCGCACTACTCACCTTAAGATTATTCCAGGTAATATTGGTAGTCtgtttaatgtttaattttacaattatcaCACAAGGCAAA AGAATGCAATTCAAGCTACGATTGCGTATGCTACAGGTGTGCACGTGTCAGAGAATGTAATTAGCAAGACCTTGCACGAGATAAAGAttcattattatcattacCACAACACCATAACTGTGCACGAGGAAGTGTGCGGGGAATTAGTCCCCCCGTCCCCCTCGGCCAACCAATATCCCTACGTTTTAGAACACATTATGAAGAAACTTGCTAACACAATCAAGCAATTTGAGCACAAAACCATTGGATCGATCGGAGATGTACCACTAATTTCACGATGCATGATGCCTACTATATCATGCTAG